A window of Nonomuraea angiospora genomic DNA:
CCCCCGACGTCGTGCTCGGCCAGCACGTCTTCCCCGACCCGGCCGGGACGCTGCTCGTCAGCCCCGGCGAGATCCTGGCCGCCGCCGACAGCATGGAGATCCGGCTGTACGGCCGGGGCGGCCACGGCTCCCAGCCGGAGCGGACCGTCGACCCGGTCGTCCTGGCCGCCTCGACCGTCATGCGCCTGCAGACGGTCGTCTCGCGCGAGATCTCCCCGTTCGAGCGGGCGGTGCTGACGGTGGCCCAGATCCACGCGGGCCACAAGGAGAACATCATCCCCGACGAGGCGTCCATCACGGTCAACCTGCGCTCGTTCTCCCCCGAGGTGCGCCGCACCTTGCTGGCGGCCGTGGAGCGGGTGGTCAACGCCGAGGCGGCCGCCTCCGGCGCGCCCCGCCCCCCGGAGATCCGCACGCTCAGCGCCTTCCCGCTGACCGTCAACGACGGCGACGCCACGGCCCGGGTGCGCGAGGCGTTCGCCGGCCGGTTCGGCTCCGAGCGGGTGCCGGTCATGGAGCCGCTGATGGGCAGCGAGGACTTCGGCCTGTTCGGCTCCGAGGCGGGCGCGCCGTCGGTCTTCTGGGGCCTCGGCGGCGCCGACCCCGAGCTGTACGCCCGCGCCGAGCGTGAGGGCCGGCTGCGCGAGGACGTGCCGGGCAATCACTCGCCCTTCTTCGCGCCCCAGCTCCTGCCCACGCTGCCCACGGGGGTCGAGGCCCTGGTCACCGCCGCCCTGGCCTGGCTACCGGCGTGACGGCCCGGCAGCTCGTGAGAGGCCCCCGGGCTTCTCACGAGCTGAAAGTTTCACGTGCCGAGCTGGGCGGACGTCGCCGGGCGAGCGCTCGGCTGGTGCCCGAGTCCGGCCCGAT
This region includes:
- a CDS encoding amidohydrolase, which gives rise to MSEQDAVDAIMAGLAGPALDELAELYRDLHRHPEPAFEEERTAGIAAERLRAAGFEVVTGLGGTGVAGVLRNGDGPTVALRADMDALPVLEATGLPYASTATTPGGVPLMHACGHDMHVACLIGATHLLAAGRDRWRGTLVALFQPAEEIAAGARAMLDDGLFDRIGTPDVVLGQHVFPDPAGTLLVSPGEILAAADSMEIRLYGRGGHGSQPERTVDPVVLAASTVMRLQTVVSREISPFERAVLTVAQIHAGHKENIIPDEASITVNLRSFSPEVRRTLLAAVERVVNAEAAASGAPRPPEIRTLSAFPLTVNDGDATARVREAFAGRFGSERVPVMEPLMGSEDFGLFGSEAGAPSVFWGLGGADPELYARAEREGRLREDVPGNHSPFFAPQLLPTLPTGVEALVTAALAWLPA